GCGCAGATCGTGGATCTGCAGTGACAGATCGTCGCTCGCCGACGCCACCACGTTGTTGTGCTGCTTGTTCCACGCCACGTCGTTCACAATGCCCGTGTGCGTGTGGAACACCCGCACCGGCACGTCTGCGTCCATGCTCCAGAGAGCGACGGTGTGGTCCTCAGAGCTCGACAGCAGCTGATTCTGCGCAAAATTCGGGTTCCACTCCAGCCCGAAGCCCTCCTTGGTGTGGTGTTTGAGAGTTTTGACACGCCCCCCGTTCTCCAGGTCGTAGATCAGCACGTCCCCGCTGTTGGTCTGTGTGGCCACCAGCCCGGTCTCCTGGTTGACAcgcagcttgttgatctcgccAGGATGCGGCCACTCACGCTGCAGGGAGATCTGGTTGCCTTGAAAGAGACTTTTGTCCGCAGAGTCGTCTGTGGTGGGCAGTTGGACAGAGTACTGTCGCAAATAGTTCTGCGAGCCGTCCGAGGTGTGCGTGCCGACCAAAAAGCTCGCACGCACCGCGTGGCCCGTCTGCTCGGTCCGCCGCAGCCACTCCACGGTCAAACTCGGCCACGGCAGCGCGTACGAGTAGATAACGTCGTACAGCAGCGGCGACGTTTTCTTCCAGATTTTGTACTCCTCGTTGACGATTTTCTCGGCCACCTGGTACTTTTCCTTGACGGACACGGCGGGGGCGGCTGGGACCGCTGCAGGCCCTGTGTCGGGTGTCTGCTTATTTTGAGGCTCCGAGTGAACAGACGTCATGGAAATATATAGTTTATATTTTAAAAATGCTGGTTTTAGATGGCAGGCGTGCACGACTCAATTTGGCGTGGTTGAATTTTCGGCTCTGTCTGAGACAGCATAGTCGGGGTGCCAGCGGGCAGAGCTGCCGGCCAGGGGCCAAACGGCGTGGGGCTGATTTGAACGGGACAAAGAGGCGCTTAGAAAAGTTGCCAGAAAAGATGTTGTGAGTTGGTCCTTGCTGCCTTGCTGCCCCTGCCGCCCCTGCTGCCTTGTAAACGACAGCCAGACCCCTTCTCTCGACATTCCTATCTTTTCCACGCCTGGTTCGGCCAGATCGGGGCTCCTTGACTGACACTGGGTTATCGGACTATCCTTGCGCGTGCGATAGATCGCGCAAAAGTCGGACGCGTTTGTTTCCTGGTTGCAGGGGGTTTGAGaaggagagaaaaaaagtgCACGGGACCAGCCCTGGATGGGCTACAAGCGGGTCTAGTTTGGGATGTACCCATTGCCAGTAGTGTTTGGAGGGCATATACTAAAGAAGAGAGCATTTTAGAgcattttctgctgctcgGATAGTGAAATACTCTGCCTCCTCCCCTAACAGGATTTGTTTACAGACGCGTCTGGGAAAAAACTATATAAGGTGCATTAATCCAGTAGGCAATTTtcattaaaaaaaaacctttTGTCTTATAAAATGTCTGTGCAAGAAACGCCTTCCAAGACCACAGCCAACGCTCTGTCCACCCTCGACCTGTCCTCTGCCGACAAGAAGGACCTGACCGCCACGCTGACCGCCGCcgccaaggccaaggcaGCAGCTAATGGCATCGAGGAGACCCCCCAGGAGGACTCGTCCGAcgacaaggccaaggaacACAAGGATTTCTTGGCTAAGCACAAGGTCCACCGTCACAAGCTGATGCAGATGGAGAAGGACGAGCCTCTGTTGGTTGAAAATAAGAGAAGATTCGTCTTGTTTCCTATCAAGTACCACGAGATTTGGCAGATGTACAAGAAGGCAGAGGCCTCGTTCTGGACTGCGGAGGAAATCGATTTGTCCAAGGACCTGCACGACTGGAACAACAGACtcaacgacaacgagaGATACTTTGTTTCGAGAGTGCTGGCCTTCTTTGCTGCTTCGGACGGCATTGTCAACGAGAACCTGGTCGA
This portion of the Ogataea parapolymorpha DL-1 chromosome IV, whole genome shotgun sequence genome encodes:
- a CDS encoding histone-binding protein RBBP4; translated protein: MTSVHSEPQNKQTPDTGPAAVPAAPAVSVKEKYQVAEKIVNEEYKIWKKTSPLLYDVIYSYALPWPSLTVEWLRRTEQTGHAVRASFLVGTHTSDGSQNYLRQYSVQLPTTDDSADKSLFQGNQISLQREWPHPGEINKLRVNQETGLVATQTNSGDVLIYDLENGGRVKTLKHHTKEGFGLEWNPNFAQNQLLSSSEDHTVALWSMDADVPVRVFHTHTGIVNDVAWNKQHNNVVASASDDLSLQIHDLRAPRPVVAVANAHDGPLNAVAFHPDVGTLLATGSSDNLINCWDLRLMEQPTRKLYGHSGSVVDLKFRENLLLSSSSDRRVLVWDLCHIREGEFDVKEHERKKGDYTDPCLVFMHGGHTGRICEADWHPVLDNVVASCAEDGLVEVWRPRHVDQREEEE